A window from Candidatus Margulisiibacteriota bacterium encodes these proteins:
- the rfbC gene encoding dTDP-4-dehydrorhamnose 3,5-epimerase yields MEKFKFTRSPLPGLLIIEPQVFADDRGFFLEFYNRDEFARHGLTEPFVQDNHSRSKKGVLRGLHYQINPSPMGKLVKCLRGKIFDVGVDVRKGSPTWGKYYSDVLTGDNHKMLYLPPGFAHGFLALEDDSEVIYACTGVYSAQAERAVAWNDPGLGIKWPVDQVGKVVVSDRDRQHPGLDQAETNFEFKR; encoded by the coding sequence ATGGAAAAGTTCAAATTTACCCGCTCGCCCCTGCCCGGTCTATTGATCATCGAACCGCAAGTGTTCGCCGACGACCGCGGCTTCTTCCTGGAGTTCTACAACCGCGACGAGTTCGCCCGGCACGGGCTGACCGAACCGTTCGTGCAGGACAACCACAGCCGTTCGAAAAAAGGGGTCTTACGCGGGCTCCATTACCAGATCAACCCGTCGCCGATGGGCAAATTGGTCAAATGCCTCCGCGGCAAGATCTTTGACGTTGGCGTCGATGTTCGAAAAGGTTCGCCGACCTGGGGGAAATACTATTCTGACGTTTTGACCGGCGACAACCACAAAATGCTCTATCTGCCGCCCGGCTTCGCGCACGGTTTTCTGGCCTTGGAGGATGACAGCGAAGTGATCTACGCCTGCACCGGCGTTTACAGCGCGCAGGCTGAGCGGGCGGTCGCCTGGAACGATCCGGGGCTCGGCATTAAATGGCCGGTCGACCAGGTCGGCAAGGTGGTCGTCTCCGACCGCGACCGTCAGCATCCGGGGTTGGACCAGGCGGAAACGAACTTCGAGTTCAAACGTTAA
- a CDS encoding pyridoxamine 5'-phosphate oxidase family protein, which translates to MNKTEIFELIRTNPGFHLATVEGDQPRCRGMFLYRADENGIVFHTGSMKDVYRQITANPKAELCFNDYKNGVQVRVSGKLELVEDKTLKDEIAAHPTREFVRQWRKNGLLKDFYNEFKVYCLKGGKAVCWTMATNFAPKQEVVL; encoded by the coding sequence ATGAATAAAACAGAAATATTCGAGTTGATCCGAACCAACCCCGGTTTTCACCTGGCGACGGTCGAGGGCGACCAGCCGCGCTGCCGGGGGATGTTCCTTTACCGGGCCGACGAGAACGGGATCGTGTTTCACACCGGTTCAATGAAGGATGTCTACCGGCAGATCACGGCTAACCCGAAAGCCGAACTTTGTTTCAACGACTATAAAAACGGCGTTCAGGTTCGGGTCAGCGGCAAACTGGAGCTGGTGGAGGACAAAACCTTGAAAGATGAAATTGCCGCTCATCCGACCAGGGAGTTCGTCAGGCAATGGAGAAAGAACGGCCTGCTCAAGGACTTTTATAACGAGTTTAAAGTCTACTGCTTAAAAGGCGGCAAGGCGGTTTGCTGGACGATGGCGACCAATTTTGCGCCTAAGCAGGAAGTTGTCCTGTAA
- the nadB gene encoding L-aspartate oxidase, which yields MVQIKECDFLIVGGGIAGLTAALEASKFCRVILLTKGKIGETATEKAQGGIAAAIDQISDSTSFHFEDTIEAGAGLCDEAAVKVLVTEGVDRVRELITLGARFDRAETEGGGSYALALEGAHKRRRILHAGDETGAEIERTLGRKVVGEGKVRIDQQVVGIDLVMDDGRCLGALALDKQSGEIVEYRAKATLLATGGVCQVYLYTTNPEFATGDGVAMAYRAGAAVTDMEFVQFHPTALVQFKQFEDIVALPQFLISEAVRGEGGVLLNNRNERFMEKYHVKLELAPRDIVSRAIFQEMQATGSDHVHLSLRGIDPDKIKHRFPMIYKNCLERGLDITKDNIPVAPAAHYFMGGIKSDLDAKTNVPGLLAAGECASTGVHGANRLASNSLLEGTVFGYRAAQSAKAECGITNSSFPTPHSAFGIKPNLSETDIQRFKLVIKSAMWNGVGIVRSAESLANARHKLEMVAGQLPAAPGSVGELELRNMLQVAELITRGALERTESRGAHYRSDHPAVNDAAWQRHLVYRQG from the coding sequence ATGGTCCAGATCAAGGAATGCGACTTTTTGATCGTCGGCGGCGGGATCGCCGGCCTGACGGCGGCGTTGGAAGCCAGCAAGTTCTGCCGAGTTATCCTGCTAACCAAGGGAAAGATCGGCGAAACGGCGACCGAAAAAGCCCAGGGAGGGATTGCGGCCGCGATCGACCAGATCAGCGATTCCACCAGCTTCCATTTTGAGGACACCATTGAGGCCGGCGCCGGGCTTTGCGACGAGGCCGCGGTCAAAGTCCTGGTCACCGAGGGGGTGGACCGGGTCCGCGAGCTGATCACCCTGGGCGCCCGGTTCGACCGGGCCGAAACCGAAGGGGGCGGCAGTTACGCCCTCGCCCTGGAGGGGGCGCACAAGCGCCGCCGGATCCTCCACGCCGGCGACGAGACCGGCGCGGAGATCGAGCGGACGCTGGGCCGCAAAGTGGTCGGCGAAGGGAAGGTCCGGATCGACCAACAGGTGGTCGGGATAGATCTGGTCATGGACGACGGCCGCTGCCTTGGCGCCCTGGCGCTTGATAAACAGAGCGGGGAGATCGTTGAGTACCGGGCCAAGGCGACTTTGCTGGCGACGGGCGGCGTCTGCCAGGTTTACCTATACACGACCAATCCGGAGTTCGCCACCGGCGACGGCGTCGCCATGGCTTACCGCGCCGGCGCGGCGGTGACCGACATGGAATTCGTCCAGTTCCACCCCACCGCCCTCGTCCAGTTCAAGCAGTTCGAGGACATCGTCGCCCTCCCCCAATTCCTGATCTCCGAAGCGGTCCGTGGCGAAGGCGGGGTCCTGCTCAATAACCGCAACGAGCGGTTCATGGAAAAATACCATGTTAAATTGGAGCTCGCCCCCCGCGACATCGTTTCGCGCGCCATTTTTCAGGAAATGCAGGCGACCGGCAGCGATCACGTCCACCTCTCATTGCGCGGGATCGACCCGGACAAGATCAAGCACCGCTTCCCGATGATCTATAAGAACTGCCTGGAACGCGGTCTCGATATCACCAAGGACAATATCCCGGTCGCCCCGGCCGCCCACTACTTTATGGGCGGGATCAAGAGCGACCTCGACGCCAAAACCAACGTCCCCGGCCTGCTGGCCGCGGGCGAATGCGCCTCGACCGGCGTCCATGGAGCTAACCGGCTGGCCTCCAACTCCCTGCTTGAGGGAACCGTATTCGGCTATCGAGCAGCCCAAAGTGCGAAGGCGGAATGCGGAATTACGAATTCATCATTCCCCACTCCGCATTCCGCATTCGGCATTAAGCCAAACCTCAGCGAAACAGATATTCAGCGTTTCAAGCTGGTGATCAAGAGCGCGATGTGGAACGGGGTTGGGATCGTCCGGTCGGCCGAGAGCCTGGCCAACGCCCGCCATAAGCTGGAGATGGTCGCCGGGCAATTACCGGCCGCGCCCGGTTCGGTCGGGGAACTGGAATTGCGCAACATGCTGCAAGTGGCGGAATTAATTACGCGCGGGGCGCTGGAGCGGACGGAATCGCGCGGCGCCCATTATCGGTCCGACCACCCGGCGGTGAACGACGCCGCCTGGCAGCGGCACCTGGTCTATCGTCAGGGGTAA
- a CDS encoding response regulator encodes MAKKILIIEDYQATVGMIASFLQLEGYSVVTAADGPSGLAKAVADKPDLILLDVMMPGMSGIEVCQKLQQDQRTAPIPVIIVSIKCSEQEIAEGRAAGAADYLVKPFELDDLRAALQKQLG; translated from the coding sequence ATGGCTAAAAAGATATTGATCATTGAAGATTACCAGGCGACCGTCGGGATGATCGCCTCTTTCCTGCAGCTTGAAGGATATTCCGTCGTGACGGCGGCCGACGGCCCGTCCGGTTTGGCAAAAGCGGTCGCGGACAAGCCGGACCTGATCCTGCTTGACGTGATGATGCCGGGGATGAGCGGGATCGAGGTCTGCCAAAAACTGCAACAGGACCAGCGGACCGCCCCGATCCCGGTCATTATCGTTTCGATCAAGTGCAGCGAGCAGGAGATCGCCGAAGGCCGCGCGGCCGGCGCGGCCGATTACCTGGTCAAGCCGTTCGAGCTGGATGATCTGCGGGCGGCGCTTCAGAAACAACTCGGATGA
- a CDS encoding HAMP domain-containing sensor histidine kinase, protein MDRFRVNLKDRLTILIAFVIFVCIAIFSVNSYLRSSSALMNSLRDNLKDTASSLALSISAAEVRAVLAGNGQTRAYLDLKQKLHSFTVMGDSKIHAAYVLVMTPKKNVWKFIADDELKDPQNMTAFGEEYDVSNYPEMQLAFGGPIADKEITRDKWGRWLSGYAPIRDGSGLPVAIFGIDMKAADVEALRRDITQSAMIFFLIGIIASIALGRLGAYTVTGPIMAIIKGVSALKASNYDARINIKRSDELGDLINVVNEMSDKLQEVDKIKTDFLSVISHELYTPLTPIKMGVAQIKMIPGLTEDLKTVAATIERQAQRMQDLIDEVLDFSWLDVKDLKLNKEPINLGYVINEVKETLALPLIRKEIKLNVNILPDLPTVLADRKRIQHAIKILLDNAIKFSPEKGEVTINVIRTSEGVELAVSDKGIGVSQENIDKLFGRFYQTEDHLTREHGGLGLGLAIAKRIVEAHQGNIRAESAGLGRGSRFAFVLPIA, encoded by the coding sequence ATGGACCGGTTCAGAGTAAATTTGAAAGACCGCCTGACGATCTTGATCGCTTTTGTCATCTTTGTCTGCATCGCCATCTTTTCCGTCAATTCCTATCTCCGCTCCAGTAGCGCGCTGATGAATTCCCTGCGCGATAACCTGAAAGATACCGCCAGCTCGCTTGCCCTTTCGATCAGCGCCGCGGAGGTTCGGGCGGTACTGGCCGGAAACGGCCAGACCCGGGCCTATCTTGATCTCAAGCAAAAACTGCACTCTTTCACGGTCATGGGCGACAGCAAGATCCACGCCGCCTACGTCCTGGTCATGACCCCGAAAAAGAACGTCTGGAAATTCATCGCCGACGACGAGCTCAAAGACCCGCAAAATATGACCGCGTTCGGCGAAGAGTACGACGTCAGCAATTACCCGGAAATGCAGCTGGCTTTCGGCGGCCCGATCGCCGACAAGGAGATCACCCGGGACAAATGGGGCCGCTGGCTCTCCGGCTACGCGCCGATCCGCGACGGTAGCGGCCTGCCGGTCGCCATCTTCGGCATCGACATGAAGGCGGCCGACGTCGAAGCGCTCCGCCGCGACATCACGCAAAGCGCCATGATATTCTTCCTGATCGGCATCATCGCCTCGATCGCGCTCGGCCGGCTCGGCGCTTACACGGTGACCGGCCCGATCATGGCGATCATCAAAGGGGTCAGCGCGCTTAAAGCCAGCAATTACGACGCCCGGATCAACATCAAAAGAAGCGACGAGCTCGGCGACCTGATCAACGTGGTCAACGAAATGTCCGACAAGCTCCAGGAGGTCGACAAGATCAAGACCGATTTCCTCTCGGTCATCTCCCACGAGCTGTATACCCCGCTCACCCCGATCAAAATGGGGGTCGCCCAGATCAAAATGATCCCCGGCCTGACCGAAGACCTGAAAACGGTCGCCGCCACGATCGAGCGCCAGGCCCAGCGGATGCAGGACCTGATCGACGAGGTGCTCGATTTTTCCTGGCTGGACGTCAAGGACCTGAAGCTGAACAAGGAGCCGATCAACCTGGGCTACGTCATCAACGAGGTCAAGGAAACACTGGCGCTCCCCTTGATCCGCAAAGAGATCAAGTTGAACGTTAATATCCTGCCGGACCTGCCGACCGTCCTGGCCGACCGGAAAAGGATCCAGCACGCCATCAAGATCCTGCTCGACAACGCGATCAAATTCAGCCCGGAAAAAGGGGAAGTCACGATCAACGTTATCCGGACCTCCGAGGGGGTGGAGCTGGCGGTCTCCGACAAGGGGATCGGCGTCAGCCAGGAGAACATCGACAAGCTCTTCGGCCGGTTTTACCAGACGGAAGACCACCTGACGCGGGAGCACGGCGGACTGGGACTCGGCCTGGCGATCGCCAAGCGGATCGTGGAAGCGCACCAGGGAAATATCCGGGCGGAATCGGCCGGGCTCGGCCGCGGCAGCCGCTTTGCTTTCGTCCTCCCTATCGCTTAA
- a CDS encoding C39 family peptidase, which translates to MTKKIIVFLLCLTSCALATTKSLALPPRVELQVPFLCQAPFANWAQPWQDACEEAALIMAVHWAKGYPIEKEAGNREILGLVSYQVKRWGGHHDLTAAKAAALLREYYRFKNYRVVYKFGVEDIKGVLGTGDLVLAPMAGRLLGNKYYRQPGPAYHYLVFIGYDEGKEEFITNDPGTKRGKGYRYKYNVAYNAIHDWAGSKENISEGRKALIVVAK; encoded by the coding sequence ATGACAAAGAAAATAATCGTTTTCCTGCTTTGCTTAACTTCTTGCGCGTTAGCAACGACAAAATCGCTCGCGCTGCCGCCACGGGTCGAACTCCAGGTCCCTTTCCTTTGCCAGGCGCCGTTCGCCAACTGGGCCCAGCCGTGGCAGGACGCGTGCGAAGAAGCGGCGCTGATCATGGCGGTTCACTGGGCGAAGGGATACCCGATCGAGAAAGAAGCGGGGAACCGGGAGATACTGGGGCTGGTCAGCTACCAGGTTAAACGCTGGGGCGGCCATCACGACCTGACGGCGGCCAAAGCGGCGGCCTTACTTCGCGAATATTACCGGTTCAAGAATTACCGGGTCGTTTATAAGTTCGGTGTTGAAGATATTAAAGGGGTTCTGGGGACTGGAGACTTGGTACTGGCGCCGATGGCGGGACGCTTATTGGGGAACAAGTATTATCGTCAACCGGGACCGGCTTACCACTATCTGGTCTTTATCGGTTATGACGAAGGCAAGGAGGAATTCATCACTAACGATCCGGGGACGAAACGGGGAAAAGGGTATCGTTACAAATACAATGTTGCCTATAACGCGATCCACGATTGGGCCGGCAGCAAAGAGAACATCAGTGAAGGACGCAAGGCGCTGATCGTGGTCGCCAAATGA
- a CDS encoding DUF933 domain-containing protein: MKVDILGLPQAGQQELFGILTGVALDHIRQRLMEVQLGACNVRDPRIARFVEMYRPKKTTYARIEYSLLPDFTTQGPAKTLIAGEIRNADEICWVSRAATAESDIAGFISELIIGDLLLVEKRLENIARELKSKQSEERLKEKALMEQFKQHLDQEKPLSTIVLNDEQNKMLRAYQFLSLKPVVLVINVPEDRIKDDSITAAIKQKYHYPCIQLSAGLEAEISQLSEEERGEFMKEMGIDEPAVDKMNRLVYEGLGLISFFTVGEDEVRAWPVRKGASAAEAGGVIHTDIAKGFVRAEHMAYGDLIALGSEAKVKEAGKFSLKGRDYLVADGDVLSFRFNV; the protein is encoded by the coding sequence ATGAAAGTCGATATTTTAGGTTTACCGCAAGCCGGCCAGCAGGAGCTTTTCGGCATCCTGACCGGGGTCGCGCTCGACCATATCCGCCAGCGGCTGATGGAAGTCCAGCTCGGCGCCTGCAACGTGCGCGACCCGCGGATCGCCCGGTTCGTGGAGATGTACCGGCCGAAGAAAACCACCTACGCCCGGATCGAATATTCGCTTTTGCCCGATTTTACCACCCAGGGCCCGGCCAAGACGCTGATCGCCGGCGAGATCAGGAACGCCGACGAGATCTGCTGGGTTTCCCGGGCGGCCACGGCGGAGAGCGACATAGCCGGTTTTATCAGCGAACTGATCATCGGGGACTTGCTGCTGGTCGAGAAAAGGCTGGAAAACATCGCCCGCGAGCTCAAGAGCAAGCAATCCGAAGAACGGTTGAAGGAAAAAGCGTTGATGGAACAGTTCAAACAGCATCTCGACCAGGAAAAGCCGCTCAGCACGATCGTTTTGAACGATGAGCAGAATAAAATGCTCCGCGCCTACCAGTTCCTCAGTCTGAAACCGGTCGTCCTGGTCATTAACGTGCCGGAAGACAGGATCAAGGACGATTCGATCACGGCCGCGATCAAACAGAAATACCATTATCCGTGCATCCAATTAAGCGCCGGACTGGAGGCGGAGATCAGCCAGCTAAGTGAAGAGGAGCGAGGGGAGTTCATGAAAGAGATGGGGATCGACGAGCCGGCGGTCGACAAGATGAACCGGCTGGTCTACGAAGGGCTCGGGCTGATCTCGTTCTTTACCGTCGGCGAGGACGAGGTTCGCGCCTGGCCGGTCCGCAAAGGGGCTTCCGCCGCCGAAGCGGGCGGCGTTATCCACACCGATATCGCCAAAGGTTTTGTGCGGGCCGAGCACATGGCTTATGGCGATCTGATCGCCCTCGGTTCCGAAGCGAAGGTCAAAGAAGCGGGGAAGTTTTCCCTAAAGGGACGCGATTATCTCGTTGCCGACGGGGACGTGCTCAGCTTCCGCTTTAACGTTTGA
- a CDS encoding polysaccharide biosynthesis C-terminal domain-containing protein — MKELKLVAKGGAFSLLGDAASYSLSYLFLFFASHWLGAALLGAYYWALSIASLLSEFADLGTGQGLIYFTPKYETEKGRNSSLPLFRFVLGFVMVNALVLGGLLFVFAPALASYFHKTDLVWLLRLFSLIIPFALFWPVLYKYCVGRFQIVPGILYGDIFRPLVRLLTLMALSLAGLASLALVGTELTVGVALLVVGLLIVNRLWGREFFRGRLTWREKGSVLLYSLPFLPLNLARGERLIVIITGFFLAVADLGVFGVALKVAALSQVILTGLNFVFRPLVSQLYAAGDMATLKTVYQAITRWIFMLTLPLSFFFLVYPAEVMQLFGAGFTGGAAALVIVSLGYLFEYGTSATQVIINMTGRSWLSLLNQVVYLVIVLLLGVMLIPGHGVVGAAAAVAMGIVAVNLLRLYQSWRIVGFTPYSLFLWKPIAAMLTGGIVVRGLALKGLPVIVPVYLLVYLGTLLALRLNDQDRALLLGLWSKAERNEPGIV; from the coding sequence ATGAAAGAGCTGAAACTCGTCGCTAAAGGCGGGGCTTTCAGCCTGCTGGGCGACGCGGCCAGCTATTCCCTTTCCTACTTATTTCTCTTTTTTGCTTCGCACTGGCTCGGCGCCGCGCTGCTGGGCGCTTACTACTGGGCGCTCTCGATCGCCAGTTTGCTGAGCGAGTTCGCCGACCTGGGGACGGGGCAGGGACTAATCTATTTTACCCCCAAATACGAAACGGAGAAAGGGCGGAACAGTTCGCTGCCGCTCTTTCGCTTTGTGCTTGGTTTCGTTATGGTCAATGCTTTAGTCCTGGGCGGGCTGCTTTTTGTTTTCGCTCCGGCCCTGGCTTCTTACTTTCATAAGACCGATCTGGTCTGGCTGCTCCGCCTGTTTTCCCTGATTATTCCCTTTGCCTTATTCTGGCCCGTTCTTTATAAATACTGTGTCGGCCGTTTCCAGATCGTTCCCGGCATCCTTTACGGCGATATTTTTCGTCCGCTGGTCCGGTTGCTGACCTTAATGGCGTTAAGTCTGGCCGGGCTGGCTTCATTGGCCCTGGTGGGGACCGAACTGACGGTCGGCGTCGCCCTGCTCGTTGTCGGCCTGCTGATCGTCAACCGGCTCTGGGGGAGAGAGTTTTTCCGTGGCCGGCTAACTTGGCGGGAAAAAGGGAGCGTCCTGCTTTATTCGTTGCCGTTCCTGCCGCTCAACTTGGCGCGCGGTGAACGATTGATCGTGATCATTACCGGCTTTTTCCTGGCGGTCGCCGACCTGGGCGTTTTTGGCGTCGCGCTCAAGGTTGCCGCCCTGTCGCAGGTGATCCTGACCGGGCTGAACTTTGTTTTCCGGCCGCTGGTCTCCCAGTTATACGCGGCGGGCGACATGGCGACGTTAAAAACGGTCTATCAGGCGATCACCCGCTGGATCTTCATGTTGACGCTGCCGTTGTCGTTCTTTTTCCTCGTCTATCCGGCCGAAGTAATGCAGCTGTTTGGCGCCGGGTTCACCGGCGGCGCGGCCGCGCTGGTGATCGTTTCGCTCGGTTATTTGTTCGAATACGGCACCAGCGCCACGCAGGTGATCATCAACATGACCGGCCGGAGCTGGCTCAGTTTATTGAACCAGGTCGTTTACCTGGTGATCGTCCTACTCCTGGGCGTGATGTTGATCCCCGGTCACGGGGTGGTCGGGGCGGCGGCGGCGGTTGCCATGGGGATCGTCGCGGTCAACTTGCTCCGTTTATACCAGTCGTGGCGGATCGTCGGTTTTACCCCTTACAGCCTTTTTCTCTGGAAACCGATCGCGGCCATGCTGACGGGCGGGATCGTAGTGCGGGGCTTGGCGCTTAAAGGATTGCCGGTCATTGTCCCGGTCTACTTGCTGGTTTATCTGGGGACGCTCCTGGCGTTAAGGCTTAACGATCAGGACCGAGCCCTGCTGCTTGGCCTGTGGTCCAAAGCTGAGCGAAACGAGCCTGGTATTGTTTGA
- a CDS encoding polysaccharide deacetylase family protein — protein MNWRVLLLLLGCCLQWSCAPQQLPPAKPLSFTSFPVLEYHLIGRPEGRWQRTPENFRGDLEWLYANAYYPLNLRDILDGFGAIPPGKRPIILTFDDSSAGQFRYLPDGRIDPDCAVGMIKAFHDRHRDDWPLKATFFVLMETNARDRNLFGQPESAARKLRQLTEWGMELGVHTYSHDRLDRLSPAAAKRSLARSVATLAKFSSREVVSLSLPLGKYPRDLSILKEFKLVVEVAGGLNPVRFDPLRLKRIQTIDGEWRRFFKR, from the coding sequence ATGAACTGGCGCGTTCTCCTTTTGCTCCTCGGCTGCTGCCTGCAATGGTCCTGCGCCCCGCAACAACTGCCGCCGGCCAAGCCGCTTTCCTTTACCTCTTTTCCGGTCCTGGAATACCATCTGATCGGCCGGCCGGAAGGGCGCTGGCAGCGAACCCCGGAAAATTTCCGCGGAGACCTGGAATGGCTTTATGCCAACGCTTACTATCCGCTTAACCTGCGGGATATACTGGATGGCTTTGGCGCCATCCCGCCGGGGAAACGCCCGATCATCCTGACCTTTGACGACTCATCTGCCGGCCAGTTCCGCTATTTGCCCGACGGACGGATCGATCCCGACTGCGCGGTCGGCATGATCAAGGCTTTTCACGACCGCCACCGGGATGACTGGCCGCTGAAAGCGACGTTCTTCGTCCTGATGGAGACCAACGCCCGGGACCGTAACCTATTTGGCCAGCCGGAGAGCGCCGCCCGGAAATTGCGGCAGCTGACGGAGTGGGGGATGGAGCTGGGCGTCCATACCTATTCGCACGACCGGCTGGACCGGCTCAGCCCGGCCGCCGCCAAGCGATCGCTGGCGCGCTCGGTCGCGACGCTCGCCAAATTCAGCAGCCGGGAAGTCGTCAGCCTGTCGCTCCCTTTGGGTAAATATCCGCGCGACCTGAGCATCTTGAAAGAGTTTAAGCTGGTAGTAGAGGTGGCGGGTGGGCTGAACCCGGTCAGGTTCGATCCGCTGCGGCTCAAGCGGATCCAGACGATCGACGGCGAGTGGCGGCGGTTCTTTAAGCGATAG
- the dusB gene encoding tRNA dihydrouridine synthase DusB, with protein MRSVKIGGYKLPSNVLLAPLSGVSDLAFRLICREHGAKFAFYEMIDANALVNHSRTNGLLLATTPKDKPLAAQLVGGNDEVMLKAAQMLLKLVKVPFLDINAACPVKKMIQKYSGANLLRQPDMLSRIIARLSDELPLPVTVKLRIGYHQTDVKEFARLAKRCEKSGAKALFIHGRTKAQLYAGDVDYQAIRAAKEAVGIPVFGSGNVLTPELAKRMLDDTGCDGVMVARGAFGYPWIFEQINDYLRSGEYRREIPLNERLKVLKKHLGYTDKYKTIRPAAKLGWMRKEAIWYLKGFPGAAELRGRVGKSASYQELNELIDSLNAQ; from the coding sequence TTGAGATCGGTTAAGATCGGCGGCTATAAATTGCCGTCGAACGTCCTCCTGGCGCCGCTCTCGGGCGTCTCTGATCTGGCTTTTCGCCTGATCTGCCGCGAGCACGGCGCCAAGTTCGCCTTCTACGAGATGATCGATGCCAACGCGCTGGTCAATCATTCCCGGACGAACGGGCTGCTTTTGGCGACGACCCCTAAAGACAAGCCGCTCGCCGCCCAGCTGGTCGGCGGCAACGACGAAGTAATGCTCAAAGCGGCGCAAATGCTGCTCAAGCTGGTTAAAGTCCCTTTTCTTGATATCAACGCCGCCTGTCCGGTCAAAAAGATGATCCAGAAATATTCCGGCGCGAACCTGTTAAGGCAGCCGGACATGCTTTCCCGGATCATCGCCCGGCTCAGCGACGAATTGCCGCTGCCGGTCACCGTCAAGCTCCGGATCGGCTATCACCAGACCGACGTTAAGGAGTTTGCCCGGTTGGCCAAACGCTGTGAAAAGAGCGGCGCTAAAGCCTTGTTCATCCACGGCCGGACCAAGGCCCAGCTTTACGCCGGCGACGTCGATTACCAGGCGATCAGGGCAGCGAAAGAAGCGGTCGGCATCCCGGTCTTCGGTTCCGGCAACGTCCTGACCCCGGAGCTGGCCAAAAGGATGCTCGACGACACCGGTTGCGACGGGGTGATGGTCGCCCGCGGCGCTTTCGGCTATCCGTGGATATTCGAGCAGATCAATGATTACCTGAGGTCCGGTGAATATCGCCGGGAAATCCCGTTGAACGAGCGGTTGAAGGTTTTAAAAAAACATCTCGGTTACACCGACAAGTATAAAACGATCCGGCCGGCGGCGAAACTCGGCTGGATGCGTAAGGAAGCGATTTGGTATTTGAAGGGATTCCCGGGAGCCGCAGAATTGCGGGGGAGGGTCGGCAAGTCCGCTTCTTACCAGGAGCTGAACGAGCTGATTGACTCGTTAAATGCTCAATGA
- a CDS encoding phospholipase D family protein, whose amino-acid sequence MRKHLTFAFLLLTFALAAFAQTQVLFSPKGGCTDAIVNQVNAATKTIDIMMYSFTSRPIIQALDKAKARGVSIRVLLDKGQKTQKYGKGRYLANRGIIVKYDTGRGLMHNKVGIFDGRVMCTGSFNWTAQAENNNAENLLLIDDPALIKQYQARFAQLWTTGQAAGLGPDR is encoded by the coding sequence ATGAGAAAACACCTTACTTTTGCCTTTTTACTTTTGACTTTTGCCTTAGCAGCCTTTGCCCAAACGCAGGTTCTCTTCTCCCCCAAAGGCGGCTGCACCGACGCCATCGTCAACCAGGTCAATGCGGCCACCAAGACGATCGACATCATGATGTACTCTTTCACCTCCCGGCCGATCATCCAGGCGCTCGATAAAGCTAAAGCGCGGGGCGTTAGCATCAGGGTCTTGCTGGACAAAGGACAGAAAACGCAAAAATATGGTAAAGGGCGCTATCTGGCTAACCGCGGTATCATCGTTAAATACGATACCGGCAGAGGATTAATGCACAACAAGGTCGGGATCTTTGATGGCAGGGTAATGTGCACTGGCTCATTCAACTGGACGGCGCAGGCGGAAAATAATAATGCGGAAAACCTCTTATTAATCGACGACCCCGCCCTGATCAAACAATACCAGGCTCGTTTCGCTCAGCTTTGGACCACAGGCCAAGCAGCAGGGCTCGGTCCTGATCGTTAA
- a CDS encoding DUF167 domain-containing protein, with product MRYNIKVVPNAKQNKLVEEPGRLKVYLTAPPVDGKANKALIAFLAERFGVKKSAVRIVRGETGREKVVEIG from the coding sequence ATGCGCTATAACATCAAAGTCGTCCCCAACGCGAAGCAGAACAAGCTGGTCGAGGAACCGGGCCGGCTCAAGGTCTACCTGACGGCCCCGCCGGTCGACGGTAAAGCCAATAAGGCGCTAATTGCTTTCCTGGCCGAACGCTTCGGCGTCAAAAAGTCGGCCGTTCGGATCGTCCGCGGCGAGACCGGGCGGGAGAAGGTCGTTGAGATCGGTTAA